In Triticum urartu cultivar G1812 chromosome 6, Tu2.1, whole genome shotgun sequence, the following proteins share a genomic window:
- the LOC125516955 gene encoding uncharacterized protein LOC125516955: protein MAYEAETFAAHARVWESAWSKTWGYFTDTTSLSSMQFTHYVPGRISDNRAGSTPETLQVFSIKLAEIAGALAWPLSVYGVTAVRDIADHNRNLLFSCDRSEAQELKQDDSFLRLIGPSRAIVLTDIVDIEIQLKVKGPTMSQDKALISYVANYSGGGLGVSTLCIDNCLCTLELCLQRVKRTVQATILSVRVVKCGSWPFEYGGRVACSSASRETVVTDSGVTCAINPSSSQIVMLESKDGAMLKGLNGHIYLPRQVVSVEIEGVLDIAIEAYTKSGDIGAQGRICFAPQVCNISQDKFAIADVEVMITIAWSLVPTSKREIVAQRQFV, encoded by the exons ATGGCGTACGAGGCAGAGACATTTGCTGCACATGCTCGTGTTTGGGAATCCGCCTGGAGCAAGACCTGGGGCTACTTCACGGACACCA CGTCGCTGAGTTCCATGCAATTTACGCACTATGTACCTGGACGCATCTCAGACAATCGTGCTGGGTCTACTCCAGAAACCTTGCAGGTTTTCTCCATCAAACTCGCTGAAATAGCTGGGGCTCTCGCCTGGCCATTGTCTGTCTATGGTGTGACTGCTGTTCGGGACATCGCGGATCATAACCGTAACCTTCTCTTCTCTTGCGATAGGAGCGAGGCCCAAGAACTCAAACAAGAT GATTCTTTTTTGCGCTTAATTGGGCCATCACGTGCAATTGTGTTAACAGACATAGTTGACATTGAAATCCAACTGAAAGTGAAAGGTCCGACAATGTCTCAAGATAAAGCATTGATCAGCTATGTCGCCAATTATAGTGGAGGAGGTCTTGGCGTATCGACCCTTTGCATTGATAATTGTTTATGTACACTGGAGTTATGCTTGCAGCGTGTCAAACGAACAGTCCAGGCTACCATCTTGAGTGTCCGAGTTGTCAAGTGTGGTTCATGGCCGTTTGAATATGGTGGCCGAGTTGCTTGCTCCTCAGCTTCACGGGAAACGGTGGTCACTGATAGTGGAGTCACTTGTGCTATTAATCCCTCATCTAGCCAAATTGTAATGCTTGAATCAAAAGATGGAGCAATGCTGAAAGGTCTTAATGGTCACATATACCTGCCGAGGCAAGTTGTTTCTGTAGAAATTGAAGGAGTGTTGGACATTGCCATAGAAGCCTACACAAAATCTGGTGATATCGGTGCACAGGGTCGTATTTGTTTCGCGCCCCAGGTTTGCAACATAAGCCAAGATAAATTTGCCATTGCAGATGTTGAGGTGATGATTACGATTGCTTGGTCCCTTGTCCCTACAAGCAAAAGGGAAATTGTGGCACAACGACAGTTTGTCTAA